In Diadema setosum chromosome 7, eeDiaSeto1, whole genome shotgun sequence, the DNA window TCGCAAAGACTTACATCAGTAACCCGATTTTGAACATACAGTCAACTTTGCTCAAGTTGACATCGCATATATCGTCTAAGTCGAAGGTTTtctcaagtcctcttctctttgtaatccattgattttaatccctcataagtcaaattttctttaagttgatgctatttcttcagtccaaatatcTACATTCAACTTcgtaggcaaggttgactgtacaatGTTTCACCATGACCACAGGGTCTCAACGAACgcacatcaaatatgatatttcagttaTGCCAAGGGTTATGCTCCTTCTGTAACATGTGGATATGATATTAtaacatcaaatatgatatttcagttaTGCCAAGGGTTATGCTCCTTCTATAACATGTGGAGGACTTGCATCCTCAACACCACTGCGTATTCTTCAAAGTCCCTTACACTGTTCTCAGAATCATTTCTGTCTGCAATTTGTAAATCCTGCTGAGCCATACATCATCCATCCTCAAATGTTGTCCACCTTTCCACccatgaagggggggggggggttcactgAGGGATCAagcttaactctttatgtgccacgttcgcacgcccaACTCGGTCGATGGCATGCCAAGTTTGCAAATTCTGCTCAAACCCACAAATCCGCCCAAACAGATCGAAAAATTGCCAAATgctacagtacaatgaaagcctTTCTCGCAATTCCATTTCTGTTTTATATGGTGAGTGACTATCAAGCAGTGTTCCCTGCTGGATTTGTaagtacattctaagttttattgactgttttgtgtgcaaatgtcatgcctctacaataatgtagctacttgtcatttaaatgaaaaataaacagattTGTCAGGCAATTTATATCacagcaaagtttggcattttctctaTACCTTTGCTCATTACGTGTCGTGGGtaacaaaaatgtacaaaagTTAATAGATTTGATcaacagaatgttttccaaaagcATGACAAcattgcagtctcagaataatgtggcacactgGGGGtgtacaccatggcacataaagagtccAATACGTAAAAGTATACTTTGGAAAACGGCTTATCCCATAGTGGCAAGCCAATGGGAGTAAAATgcagtcaaaaggggcctgagcttttgatcctagcagaatcttcatcagtggcaaaatgacaaacatgtaGGGAAAACAATCACATACATGGACTACACACAATGAGCACAGTCTGAGGAGGGCTACtgctagggacacagaacaatgaaaacaaagggTCAGGTTAGAAGTGAAAGGCAGGGAGCCAAACAGTTATAAAGCAAGGGGGATTAAAGCAAGGCAAGAGGtgaacagacaaaaggcagaggtggGCCAGTGATGATCCCAAGCTAGGATCATAGGGGGCAAcctgtgaaggataaggatgaatggggaggcaacatcaaacaagataaggaacaacacATGGATAAAGAATAGGAACAGAGTGAAATGGCAGTGGGCCCTTAATCTGTGGTACAAAGatgtggccaaaaaaaaaagaaaaaaaaacaaacaaaaaaagagacgGAGAGCCAACCAACAAATGCAAAGtgcaaaacatatcaaagtatatTAAAAAAGGTACTTTGCTCTCTTAGGATGTACCCACCTTGATAACGGTCGTGTTGCTGGAGGGCATCTTGCTGTTCTTTTCCAGTCGAGCAAGGGCAGCCTTTTTGCTGTACTTGTTCCCCATGCCGGGTTTCAACTTCTGCACTGCCTTCTCTCGCTTGAGCCGCTCCTGGGCCCTCGcccgctgctgctgcttcttCCGGCGCAGCTCACGTTTCTTGTCCGTCAGCGTCTTCTCCGCCTTTCCTTTTAGCTCTCCTTTCTCCTTGCCCTGAGGATGGCAAACGTTGTACAATGATATTCAAGGTGTGCAAATACTAATTACCATCGGGGATATGAATACAAAATCTGAGAGTCAACCTGTCTTTATAGATAACACACTTTGGGAGGCAAGTAAAATATTGCTAGATTAGATTGCTTGCCACTTTGGTTACAACACAGTACTTCCCAATTTGCAGCTTCTAGTGTCTGAAATGTTACCACAATAAAAATCCCCAATACACACAGTTTATATCTTTGATGAATAAAGACAGAATCTATTTAGGATACATTAATCCTGTCTGTGTGAATGATATTGAATTGACTAAAATAAAGTATTGATTAAATTAGTACATTGTATTCGAGATACCCATACTGTGGTGTTTCCtgcagaaaagagaaaaaaaaataaccactgTGCAGACACCATTTTCCATCACCTCCCAGATGAATACAAGATTATTTCTCACTGTACGACTCTATTCTTAAATTTTTTTGACAAAgtcatacaagttttatatatagagagaaagagCTTGGGACAAAAGAAGGTCACCTGAATTTCTTCTGGAGCCAGGCGGGAGGATTCAGTCACAGTGAGGGGGATGACCTCCTCCATGGAGATGGCTGGGGTGTTGGTGATGACCTTGACCTCTGGCCGGACAGGCTTGGGGGTGAAGTGGTGCTGGGAGAGTGCATCCAGCTTCATGAAGAGAGATTTCATCGACTTCTTGATATCAGCATGCATCGGGTCCTCCTTCTCCTCCGTTTGTCCTTGCTACATCATATAAaaatcagaacaaaacaaaaataaagcaaaaggaAATGGTGAATctcatattttcctttcatctGCTTCCTTGAGTGTGGCAGTGCATGTTTCGGGATGTTGTTTAAAAGATGGCCTTATTCTATAAATCAGTAGTGGAGGACTTGAATGAACATATGCCCACTGCCCCTTCGTCAAATGCTTTTATTTGTGCTAATGCTAAAACATTCAGTGAAGAATTCTACTGCTCTTGACTAAGAAGAGCATGGAAGGAAAATCAAGcaagttgggtttttgtttttcactctttttgcaCACATTTTCAGAGGCTGTTGCACTCATGATTGGTTTCACCCTACTCTGCCACTTGGAATTCTCtagaaaaatgggggggggggggagagggaaggGAGGTCCTTTAACTAAGCGCCACATGCTAAAAATTCTAGCCATGTGGGCATTGTCTATCCCTATGTTCAGACGATCCCCCGTTTGGAGAGATTGCATCTTTTTTATGGTCGACCGTCCACACGTACATTGAAATCCCCCGCTGATAGGGGGACAAAATCATGGCTGGTGGTTTCAGCTGTGTGTTAGGTCACTGTACGTGGCGCTGTTTGCAAATTGTTTGCGCGATTGCAAATTTATACCTTTGCCTGATTAGCCACCACATTTCGAGCATGCGCACTTATGAGGAAAACAGCTGCGCGAGAGATCAAGGTCAGTCCCCCCGCCAGAATTTTGTTGCCGGACTCGACAAGCTCGCCGGGGGGAGCGGGGAATGTCCCACTGAGCGTTCACACAATGGGATTGCCAGGGAAAGTCCTGGCAAACAGGACATTCCCTATGAATCGTCTGAATGCAGTGTATACGGGGAGCAAAAGCTCATGCCATCTTGCTATTGGAGGGCATTTTAAAGGAATCATATGCATGTTACCATATGCTTAGCCAAGGTAATAAATATGTCAATAaaaatccaaagaaaacaaagctaTTTATGCAATAGCAAAGCTTTAGGCACCCCTCTGTGTGGACCCACATTCCTGGAACTGGGATCTGAGACGGGAGCTGTACCTGAGTCTGTTTGATGAACTCTTGCTCGTAGATCTCCCCCAGGCTGAGCTTGCTCTTCTCCTGGTCCAGCGTGATGCGCTTCTTGAACTCGTAGGCCTCCTCCTTGGGCTTGGTCTTGCGCTGGACATCGTCCCAGGCCTGGTCCAGGACCCTCTGCTTGATGACGTCCTCCAGGGTCCGGGTGGTCTCCTCGGTGATGATGGGAGCTGAGTGGAAATGGCGAGGGCCATATGAGAAAAAAACATCTTCAGAAATTTCTTGAGGATGGGAATATGGCACAAGAAAAGCCTTCTGAAAGAATGCTTGAACGCTCAAACTATGCCTTCAAATTCATACAATGCTTGTACACAAGAAGAAGTTGACATTGTCACATGCAAGACTTACAGAGCAAAGAAAAAGATAGGTAAGTGAGATCTCAATGGTTCTATGAAGTTGGTCTTTGGTCCTTCCAATATGAAGTGTCTTTGCCTAAGTTACTGATTAAAGCCTTGTCGAAAGTCAAACAAAAGTACACTTGTAATGCATCGTAGCACTGAGATGACTTCTGGGATGCCATCCTACCTGGTCTTGTTGCCACATCAAAATCCAGATTCTCCTCCAAGAGACTGTTCTCCGGCCTCTTGGCAGCTCCAACCTCTCCCCCAAGTTGCCAGGACTTCTCAGCGATGTTACCCTGTTCCAGTTCACTGATTCTCTGTCGCAACTGCATGTACCAAGGTCACAGATGATAGGGTGAAACACATGGCATTTAGAGTTCAAAGTTAACGTTTGCCTAACACTGACCTGTTTCATAAACAGCAGCAGTACCATCGCAGTGGCCAGGAAACCTGTAACCCCAAATCAGTTGTAAGCATTTTGGCCATTGCCATTGTATCCTGATCTGCTGCAACTTATAGTAACTGCAAACATCTTTAAGAAAAAGGCCTCAGTATGACTAAATACCGTACAAGCTGTtgttttcgcgtacagatattttcatgaatgtggtcacggacattttcgcgagatgttgtttttgcaaatttgaCGCCGACACTATCAtaagtgcactaatgcctgtcagttaaagatatttttgtgtgttgttaaattctcGGTACATCAGTTATTTgggaaattcgcaaaaattaaacccttgcgaaaataacagcttatacattaatgataatatcaagACACAATTTTATTACAGACATGTATGTAgaacatgaagataattcaaaTTGTATGTAGTTTTACACAAGACACAAGTGAGTAAAAATCACTCATGTCATCTCCTGTTTTAATCTTTTCACACACTAGTCAGTTTATCACCAGtcttttcaaaatatgctgcCCTGTTTGGTGATACAAGAGTTGTTTTGCAATTGTCACTTCATTTTGACTTGAAGAGGACATAAGGCTCTGATTaaaaaccacaaaatgtcaagcCTGAATCAACTTCCCTCCACATGTCTTCTCAAAAGCTTGTACAAGATCATTAAAACCAAAATAAAAGAGCTCAAATATGTTTATAAATCCAACTGGCACTAACCTAAAAACTGCTGCAGAGTAAGTCAAGGGCTTATCATCTAGGCGGAGGATGCAGGTATTGTCTTTGCCAAGCGATACGTCTGATGTggcgagactacgaacagtgaaTGCGTGCGAAGCATCCACCGGCTATATCCACTTGTCTGGCTGTagtcattttcttattttcaattATGAATCTGTGGCAGTTTTTCACACGAAAACTGCCACCAATTCGTATTGGATAATAAGAAAATAACGACGAAAGCCAGTTGAGTGGATATAGGTGGTTGATGCTTCCACTGTACGTAGTCTTGCCGCATCAGACTGTCACTCAGCAAAGGCAATATTCTTGCCACATCAGACGTTTTAATAGCGTTACAGCAAAGACAAAAGCTGCATCCTCCGCCTACATTACAGGCTAGTTTAGAGGCTGTTCACCAATACACTGACATAGACAGCAGGTTCAGATACCAGCCATCAATGTAGTTTTGACAAAGCAGGTTTAGATGCCGTTCATCGATACCTTTTCTTGACGCTTTTCAAAGGAAGACTGCTCCCCTCcatctttcctcttcttctgtGGCCCTCCCAAGATATCTCCATAGTCCTCTCCCTCACTCTCACTGCTTCCTCCGAATAAGTCGCCCTTGTTCCTGGTGGCTGAGGACTTCCTCAGCTCCTCCAGTAAGTCCTCATCTGCATCTTCAAAGCTTGATAATTGCAGGTGAAAACCAAAAAGGGGCTGTAAGTGTCTAAACATCCATGGGTCTTAAGATATGTTTCGACATACACAGTGACAGCGCAAGAAAATGACCATGAAAGCAATTTCCCTTGTGAGCATTAACGTGCTAAAAGACTTGGATGATAGCTCCAAGAGGTAAATTACTTTGTTTACCTAAGAAAGCCCAGGCAGCATCACACACAAATGTAATACTGTCTGTGATTTTTAAGATGTCAGATGTGTGTGCCAAATCACTTCCTGTATACGTGATCTCATGAGATACACAACTTGCTAGTCAGCTTCTGTCTCCCAGACATTGATATAATACATaaattacagtcaaacctgtctatagcagccacccaagggagatgaaaaagtGGGCATTACAGACaagtggccactatagacagatatataacatgctttttctctcagAGAGAATTTGTTTTTAGAGGTCATATAtggcaggtggccactatagacaggtggttgcTATGAGTGATTTGACTGTACCATAATTTTGTTGTGAACAAGCAATGTCTTCAATGGATGGACAAACAATACACAATTACCACTTGTCTTACAAAACATGACTGAtgcaaagaaaaatagaaattttGCAACTGTAGTTTTAGCAAAATACAGAATTGACACGATACCTTTCCTCATCAAAatctttctccttttccttGCCACCATGTATATCCTCTTCCTTGTCCTCATCTTCCTTATCCTTTTCTTCAAGGAAATGTACTTTCTTCTTCACTGGCTTATTCTGGACTCGAGTTCCTGGCTCACTGAAGAAATCACTGTACATGAAGTCCCTTGAGCTCTTTTTCTGTTCAGActgaaaaattaaaacaataataaatcaatgaacaaatgaatgattgattgaacaaataaataaataattcataAATCAATGGAAAAAAACATGAGGCAGAATATTCCAAACCCTTGAAGGAAAATGCTTTCAGACAGAACATAATTCTTCTGGTCGTGAAAACTGATTGCAACCCATTGATGGGCTAACTGACAGTGAATCATTTAAAGTTCACTCGTCAGTCCTTTGCACGGATCTCACATAACACAAACTGCATGCAGATCCATCATTCACTGcaaatgcacatacatgtacactgtacctttccTGCAGCTATCTGACGTTCGTCTTCATCTGACGATGCATCGTCAAAATAGTCCACCATTTCATCATcgtcttcctcctcctcatcctcctccccctcatcatcatcaccaccaggCTTCCCTCCCGCTTCTCTCCGCTCCATCTGTCGAAGGCGCTTTGCCTCCCTGGCGTCCTCCATCTCCAGAAACCTCTCCATGTCATCAAGTTTGAAAAACATGTCATCCACGACTGAAGACTTAGTCCTTCCCTTACCACTATGTGCAGTGTCCTCTTTCACTGAAACTTTTCCTCTAAGTTTAGTCCTCATTTGCAGCGAATCTATGTCGAAATTGGTGTCAGACTCGTCACTGTCATCGAAATCCTCACCATCTTTTCTGTGTCTAGTTCTTTGAATGTCCGCGTTGGACTCGTCAGGATCTTCTTCACCGTCATCCTGATCATCTGAGTGTTCATCCTCATCCTCTGTATGGTCACTCTCATCCGTTTCTCCCTCCTCGCCTTGTGACACCATTTCTTGCCTTCGTGCATGTCGCTGACTGCTGCTTCCTGCCACGGCCTTGGCAACACGCTTCAGAAGACTGTCAATGCACGGTTCATTCTGCAGCTCCAGCTCCTGCCATATCTGCTCCTCGTCGAAGCCTTCTGTGATGAGCTCGGAGAGTGGGTTTGACGAACCAATGGTCTCCCGGCCATGACTTGCAGCCTCGTCAAACAGGGACTTGGTGCAGGATGTGAGAACAGCTTCATGCTTTGGCTGACAACTGTAATCATGTCAATTATATAGTACATAAGGTTATTGTGATTGCCTATATCATACAGTGTGTATAGACTACGCACAAGCAGTATcgtcagggaataattttcctggtattgcagagcaatttgctatgcatttttgtaCGAGTGCTATACAAAATGTTATTTgcatagcaatttgctatgcatttttgtaCGAGCGCTATACAAAATGTTATTTGCATAGCAATttcattacatagacttgtacACTATCTTGTTCCAAATGTATGTCCATTGACTAAAAGTGCTATTCAATTTCaagaaggaaaattattccctgattgtaaatcataaatttgaaagCGCTGAAATATATTAACTGATATGACATTGCTGATGCAGGTTTGTaaaatataatcattattacatagCCTATTACAAGCAGCATCACTGTCTAGGATCTTAAAACTAACATATTTCCAGTTTTCAGCAACACTGCTATCAAACACTGAAAAACAGAAGTTGTAATTTAAGAGCAagcccttcttcttcttctaaatCTACAAAAGAGCTTTGCAGCCCATCACAAAAATCAACTTGACctgcatactgtaaaatgaggaatgtttgtgtgcattctGATTTTGTGAGaaccaagattcgtgaaattaatcTAAAATGCATGCGAAGGCTCTTGTCTACTACtggcattgaatgccagaggcacttCACAAATACTGAAAATTACAGTACCTGGTACTTCTTGTTTTTGAGGAGGAACGTCCCTGCTCATACTACGTCCCTTCTATCACTGTCTATCTATGGACAGTGGTTAaacatccctccccccccccttcacagcAGTGTCCACGAGTACGAGTCTATGACACATTGACTGCAGATTTTCACGGACTCCGCTGGTCTCCAGAAGAGAACCGTAAATTAATAAATGCAACtcaaaaaatgtgtgaaaaaatattataaaactCCTCCAGCAGACAGACTGATTTTTTCTGTCTATATtattgtcttgtcttgtcttgttgGTACTGCactagccccggagacccgcCGCCTGCGGcggggtcctggcggctaccccgcAGTTTCGTTCAAGTGAGAATCACGAACAACTCCCTATtgccacatacaatgtatacggCAACTTCACAAATAAACCATGCCTAAATGtccatcataaacacagtgacaatataaaatgaaatatacactaCCCCATTGCCTTGGTCCTTCTCACCAATTTATCTGGAAACTGcataattttccacattttttaggaGTAGGCGGTCTGCCCTAGTGGAGAGCTTTGCTGCTATTTTGAACGTGTATATCCATCAGTACGCATCTACGCATGCgtaaataatgacgtcaacGTTACGGACGCAAAAGGATATGAATAATGCATCATCGCACGGTGAATATGCATCATGTAGCGAGTACTACAGctgtcaatgcactgcactgaatgcattgtgtgcgcatgtgcaagtgattgtgagttttagtgagcatcggtgagctgaagatatttgccttataagacagcattttctgcatcataagcaatgaaatgcatcaaacagtcgccgatgtgaatcatttaggtttagtccacccatgtaagtattcccagtagtttttattgaaaaattaaggaaatacagCGCCGGAACGGCACCCGTTTGGTACAACATTAAGATATCGAGGCCaaaacggcgcagccccaacactgtacgttggggctgctggtcgcagttagtactGCACCAACCGCCGCCGCGCTGCTGGGCTATAAACGTGCAGTCCCTCATGCATACAGTTGCAGGACTTTAAAATCTTGTTTTGGACAAACAAGATTTAAAAGTATAAAAGTTTAGATCGATATTGATCATGTTGattgcagattttgtttcaGCTGGCAGTGTGTTCCAAATTGGGATTGTCCTTGGGTAAAGCGAGTGATGATAACAATCTTTGTTGGTCTGAATAGTGTTGTAATTCAAGGATTGATTTGACCTGGTTGCTGGTCGACTTCTGGCATGCCTTTTAAGATGATTTAAATTTATGTTTGACGGAATTAAACAATTTTACTGACACTCGAGTAGGCTCCCAACAGTTGACATGGTTGAAGTTACCGTAGGTTCTAAAATTTACACCGCGGCGTAGAGTAGGCGCAGCAGTCAATGTCAAGCTACTCTACTACTAGTAAATTAGTTTAAATTTACTCTAGATCTACTAGAAACCCTACTGATATAGATCTAGAACTCTTTGATTATAATTTATGAGACACGCGACACAACATGCAACAGCAAGTGCATGTGTACAACACATTTTTATACACATGGGACTACACGTGCAGGTAGAGAGGCATGTCGGCACTTCCAATACATTAATCTAATTCTATCAACAGTCTTCATACTTCATAAAAATAGGTAATGATACCACATTACATTCTTACCTTATGTAGTTTTCTGGAACCTTGGTGGCACCTTCAAAAGAACGTAAAACGGCGCGTAGCTTTTTGTTATTTGCCATTTTCGCGACAGCAACATGCTTTCACACACACGTGTGTACTTATCCGCTTATCGGTAATGCCGCTGGTGGTACGTGTGTGCACAACACAAGCGCATGCAGCGAGCCGCGCCGAGGGCCATCTGCATCATCCTGCCCCTGCTGGTGGCGTATGGTCAGTCCCGTGTATAGCCAGtgtcgattgattgattgattgattgattgattgattgattgattgattgattgattgattgattgattgattgattgattgattgattgattgattgattgattgattgattgattgattgattgattgattgattgattgattgattgattgattgattgattgattgattgattgattgattgattgattgattgattgattgattgattgattgattgattcaggtttataacattcctaagtgagataatgagaaacctcttatgaaatatgaaagagcatgtaatcttaagaaggattcaaagtttgtttgatgaaaattggttttcaaatggctgagatatccaaaaagtgataataatagaaggccacaggccacgccttttattaggatctctttgtttcgccttgtttttggatatctcagcaatttcaaaaccgattgtcatcaaataaagttttgataccccttagaattgcatgctttttgaaatctcacagagtggtttctaaatatctcccaaaacgttaaaagctatcctcacctcaaccagaactgtacacaccctttaattgattaattggttgattgattgattgattgatagattgattttgttttaatctttttcttttgagcCAAATAAAAGACAGAGCTAAAAGTTACTGCTATGAAGACTgactgtaggcctacgtattTTCAAGCGTGCTTATAGAGGATCCAGTGGTGTCCTGCGCACGAGGCCGGGAGTGGGGGATGGGGTAAAAACTGCCACATTTGCAGCtccttcttgaaaaccctatgAGAAAATATTTGTCACAAACGTGGTAGGTAGCATCCTTATAGGGTAATAGAAACTCATTTTGTTAGAAGGGGCACCAAGTccggtggagggggggggggggggggggcaaagggatTGTTAGAAAGAAAATCGAACTATAAGAAGTGACGACAGACAAGAGATTTCCCATCATAGTCCTACAGACCCTACATGTTCATGCAAAACAGATGAAATTATGATGCCGTTGAAGCTCAAAATCATTCCCTCTCCTGCATAAATCCTCattattttcaattcttttttgcTGATGTGAAACGTTCAGGTTCTGTAATGCATCCCGATTTCTTGCATACTAGtactttgttcacaaaagttgcccttaaCAACCACAAAGTTTGTCGGAGGCTTCCCTATatacctagcaacaactaagtGAATTCCAGTCTATTTTAAGAAGGAGCACGTGAATGAAATGCTTCGTTACTATAGGCTGTAGGAAACGAAACATCCATTGTAGTTGTAATACATTGAAACGGCCCCTATTGGACGTTGGGAAAATATCAAATCCTTCACTTCACTTTTTTTGACGAATTTGAAGGTAAAGGAGACAAATTTACAATATTCAGTGGTTTCCAGTATTAGTATCGATTGCGGGAAAGTTGGTTATAACAATTaactgacataattatttttgtcTCCTACAGATCTATAGGTTATTCATCCAGTCCACGACGGCAGCATGCTGAGCATCCGATGGCGTGTAACCATGCGAGACTCGTCAACGCCCAGACGCCCACAGAACTGAGCCATCTTTGACAAGGGCGTCCCCTTCCCGCACTTTTCGCATTGGTCAACATATCGTGCAGACGACTTCACGATTCTAGGTAACGTATTTAT includes these proteins:
- the LOC140231273 gene encoding U3 small nucleolar ribonucleoprotein protein MPP10-like — translated: MANNKKLRAVLRSFEGATKVPENYISCQPKHEAVLTSCTKSLFDEAASHGRETIGSSNPLSELITEGFDEEQIWQELELQNEPCIDSLLKRVAKAVAGSSSQRHARRQEMVSQGEEGETDESDHTEDEDEHSDDQDDGEEDPDESNADIQRTRHRKDGEDFDDSDESDTNFDIDSLQMRTKLRGKVSVKEDTAHSGKGRTKSSVVDDMFFKLDDMERFLEMEDAREAKRLRQMERREAGGKPGGDDDEGEEDEEEEDDDEMVDYFDDASSDEDERQIAAGKSEQKKSSRDFMYSDFFSEPGTRVQNKPVKKKVHFLEEKDKEDEDKEEDIHGGKEKEKDFDEESFEDADEDLLEELRKSSATRNKGDLFGGSSESEGEDYGDILGGPQKKRKDGGEQSSFEKRQEKLRQRISELEQGNIAEKSWQLGGEVGAAKRPENSLLEENLDFDVATRPAPIITEETTRTLEDVIKQRVLDQAWDDVQRKTKPKEEAYEFKKRITLDQEKSKLSLGEIYEQEFIKQTQQGQTEEKEDPMHADIKKSMKSLFMKLDALSQHHFTPKPVRPEVKVITNTPAISMEEVIPLTVTESSRLAPEEIQGKEKGELKGKAEKTLTDKKRELRRKKQQQRARAQERLKREKAVQKLKPGMGNKYSKKAALARLEKNSKMPSSNTTVIKDTDSARGNLKSSKAFFSKLQEEVVTQVQGLKEKKKRKKQVSGVQLKL